One genomic segment of Deltaproteobacteria bacterium RBG_16_64_85 includes these proteins:
- a CDS encoding CO dehydrogenase/CO-methylating acetyl-CoA synthase complex subunit beta — protein sequence MTEPLYSSCIRGARSVLSLARASLSYHLARRGADAPIGYPDTAYELPVAFGLTDLNVTTLGGAEKLLGLAEGLLRNPPTLENALDAGAATLLSAEVLGALSHKDGNPFPPPSVGFIPDSILRRLGIFMVDGSVPGVAVVIGRATDPAAAAAMIRQFQEIGLLVFLAGDVVSQMNLAGVKLGDDFRTFPLGPLPAVIHAVNFAVRAGLTFGGLGRGQTAAMYNYLGHRVKAFVCALGPLDEIALAVAAGAIKAGFPVLSDQNVPEIPGVLFRRPAGEEMVRTGMEARGIKVKIVKVPIPIAFGPAYEGERIRKSDTHAEFGGGRSTAYELVVSAPLSEVRDREITVTGPDIADIPKGGTLPLGIVVTVAGNRMQKDFESVLERRIHRIVNYGEGTMHVAQRDTTWIRVSGEAVAKGFTLTDLGRMLYAKLHADFENIVDRVSVSISTGEGDVRKGLAFAKTVYAERDARAQTLTDDAVEEFYSCTLCQSFAPNHVCIVAPERLGLCGAINWLDGKAGYEITPTGPNQPVKKGASLDPVKGAWDGVNAFVREHSRNTVPGFNLYSIMDAPMTSCGCFECILAVIPEANGVMVVNREFAGAGTPCGMGFSTLAGSVGGGIQTPGFMGVGKHYLLSRKFLGAEGGLPRLVWMTKEMKEQLGTDLRVRAAEIGMPDLVDKIADETIASTPDRLVEYLRKVGHPALSMPPLL from the coding sequence ATGACCGAGCCGCTTTATTCTTCCTGCATACGGGGGGCAAGAAGCGTTCTCTCCCTGGCCCGGGCTTCCCTTTCCTACCACCTCGCCCGGCGGGGCGCGGACGCTCCCATTGGGTATCCCGACACGGCGTACGAACTGCCGGTCGCCTTCGGCCTGACGGACCTGAACGTCACGACCCTCGGCGGCGCCGAAAAGCTCCTCGGCCTGGCGGAGGGGCTCCTCCGGAATCCCCCCACGCTGGAGAATGCGCTCGACGCCGGAGCGGCCACGCTCCTCTCCGCGGAGGTGCTGGGGGCGCTCTCCCACAAGGACGGCAACCCGTTTCCGCCGCCTTCGGTGGGGTTCATCCCCGACTCGATCCTGCGCAGGCTCGGCATCTTCATGGTCGACGGCTCCGTTCCGGGGGTCGCGGTGGTCATCGGAAGGGCAACGGACCCTGCGGCCGCGGCGGCCATGATCCGCCAGTTCCAGGAGATCGGCCTCCTCGTTTTCCTGGCCGGAGACGTGGTCTCGCAGATGAACCTGGCCGGGGTGAAGTTGGGCGACGACTTCAGGACGTTCCCGCTGGGCCCGCTCCCCGCGGTCATCCACGCCGTCAACTTTGCGGTGCGGGCGGGCTTGACCTTCGGCGGCCTCGGGCGCGGGCAGACCGCCGCGATGTACAACTACCTGGGCCACCGGGTCAAGGCGTTCGTCTGCGCGCTGGGGCCCCTGGACGAGATCGCGCTGGCGGTGGCCGCCGGGGCGATCAAGGCGGGGTTTCCGGTGCTCTCGGACCAGAATGTCCCGGAGATCCCCGGTGTCCTCTTCCGACGTCCCGCCGGCGAGGAGATGGTCAGAACCGGGATGGAAGCCCGGGGGATCAAAGTCAAGATCGTCAAGGTCCCGATCCCGATCGCGTTCGGACCGGCCTACGAAGGGGAGCGGATCCGGAAGTCGGACACCCACGCCGAGTTCGGCGGCGGGCGCTCCACCGCGTATGAACTGGTCGTCTCTGCGCCACTCTCGGAGGTGCGGGACCGGGAGATCACGGTCACCGGCCCGGACATCGCTGACATCCCGAAGGGCGGGACGCTCCCCTTGGGGATCGTGGTCACGGTCGCGGGGAACCGGATGCAGAAGGACTTCGAGTCGGTGTTGGAGCGGCGGATCCACCGCATCGTCAACTACGGGGAGGGGACGATGCACGTGGCCCAGCGGGACACCACGTGGATCCGCGTGTCCGGCGAGGCGGTTGCCAAGGGGTTTACGCTGACGGACCTGGGGAGGATGCTCTACGCCAAATTGCACGCCGATTTCGAGAACATTGTCGACAGGGTATCCGTGTCGATTTCCACCGGGGAGGGGGATGTCCGGAAGGGGCTGGCGTTCGCCAAGACGGTCTACGCCGAGCGCGACGCGCGGGCGCAGACGCTGACCGACGACGCCGTGGAGGAGTTCTACTCCTGCACGCTGTGCCAGTCGTTCGCCCCCAACCACGTCTGCATCGTCGCTCCGGAACGCCTGGGCCTGTGCGGGGCCATCAACTGGCTCGACGGGAAAGCCGGCTACGAGATCACTCCGACCGGCCCGAACCAGCCGGTCAAGAAGGGCGCCTCGCTCGACCCCGTCAAGGGGGCGTGGGACGGCGTGAACGCGTTCGTCCGCGAGCATTCCCGCAACACCGTCCCCGGCTTCAACCTCTACTCGATCATGGACGCCCCGATGACCTCCTGCGGATGCTTCGAGTGCATCCTGGCGGTGATCCCCGAGGCCAACGGCGTGATGGTGGTCAACCGCGAGTTCGCGGGCGCCGGGACGCCGTGCGGCATGGGGTTCTCGACGCTTGCCGGCTCGGTCGGTGGAGGCATCCAGACCCCCGGCTTCATGGGCGTGGGGAAGCATTACCTTCTCAGCAGGAAGTTCCTGGGCGCCGAGGGGGGGCTCCCCCGCCTCGTGTGGATGACGAAGGAGATGAAGGAGCAGCTCGGGACGGACCTGCGGGTCCGGGCCGCCGAGATCGGGATGCCGGACCTGGTCGACAAGATCGCCGACGAGACGATTGCGAGCACTCCCGACCGGCTGGTCGAGTACTTGAGGAAAGTCGGGCACCCGGCCCTCTCGATGCCGCCGCTCCTATGA
- a CDS encoding ammonia channel protein, with protein MNTGDTAWLLVSAALVMLMTPGLALFYGGMVRRKNILGTIMQSFIIIGLISVEWILVGYSFSFGPDRWGIIGDLSWFALNGVGLTPFKEYAATVPHQAFMIYQMMFAVITPALITGAFAERFKFSTFLVFTLLWALLVYNPIAHWVWGIGGWIRNLGALDFAGGTVVHITSGVSALAAALVVGKRKGFGIDNMAPHNLPMTVLGAAILWFGWFGFNAGSALAAGDLSTSAFVNTHAAAAMATLSWVFTEWIHRGKPTVLGAASGCVAGLVAITPAAGFVQPIGGLIIGLAAGALCYGAVMLKGKFGYDDSLDVVGVHCVGGTLGALATGVFATTAVNAGGANGLLYGNPKLLAIQAVAVVVSLVYSFAVTFLLLKVLDKIMGLRVAKEDEIQGLDLSLHGESGYNF; from the coding sequence ATGAACACCGGCGACACGGCATGGCTGCTCGTATCGGCGGCCCTGGTCATGCTCATGACTCCCGGGCTGGCGCTCTTCTACGGCGGGATGGTCCGCAGGAAGAACATCCTCGGCACGATCATGCAGTCCTTCATCATCATCGGCCTGATCAGCGTGGAGTGGATCCTCGTCGGCTACAGCTTCTCCTTCGGGCCGGATCGCTGGGGGATCATCGGCGACCTCTCCTGGTTCGCCCTGAACGGCGTCGGGCTGACCCCCTTCAAGGAATATGCGGCAACCGTTCCGCACCAGGCGTTCATGATCTACCAGATGATGTTCGCAGTGATCACCCCGGCCCTGATCACGGGGGCGTTCGCTGAGCGATTCAAATTTTCCACCTTCCTCGTGTTCACTCTCCTATGGGCGCTGCTGGTCTACAATCCCATCGCGCACTGGGTGTGGGGGATCGGGGGATGGATCCGAAATCTGGGAGCGCTGGACTTTGCCGGAGGCACGGTCGTCCATATCACCTCCGGGGTCAGCGCCCTCGCCGCGGCGCTCGTCGTCGGGAAGCGGAAGGGATTCGGCATCGATAACATGGCGCCGCACAACCTTCCCATGACGGTGCTCGGTGCAGCGATCCTATGGTTCGGCTGGTTCGGCTTCAATGCCGGGAGCGCCCTTGCGGCAGGGGACCTGTCGACCAGCGCGTTCGTCAATACCCATGCGGCGGCGGCCATGGCGACGCTTTCCTGGGTATTTACCGAGTGGATCCACCGCGGCAAACCGACGGTGCTCGGGGCCGCCTCCGGGTGTGTCGCCGGGCTGGTCGCGATTACACCCGCTGCGGGGTTCGTGCAGCCGATCGGAGGCCTGATCATCGGACTGGCGGCGGGCGCCCTCTGCTACGGCGCCGTGATGCTGAAGGGGAAATTCGGGTACGACGATTCACTGGATGTCGTCGGCGTGCATTGCGTCGGCGGTACCCTCGGGGCACTGGCCACCGGGGTGTTCGCCACGACGGCGGTCAATGCCGGGGGCGCAAACGGCTTGCTGTACGGCAATCCCAAGCTGCTCGCCATCCAGGCAGTGGCGGTCGTCGTGTCCCTCGTGTATTCCTTCGCGGTCACCTTCCTCCTGCTGAAGGTCCTCGACAAGATCATGGGGCTGCGGGTCGCGAAGGAGGACGAAATCCAGGGACTCGACCTTTCGTTGCACGGGGAGTCCGGGTACAACTTTTAA
- a CDS encoding endonuclease III, with amino-acid sequence MAARKPSAPVPFVLDFLAAAYPAASVLLDFRNPFELLVATVLAAQCTDERVNQVTPALFRKYPDPRALAAALPEAVEETVRPTGFFRNKAKAILGLSAAIAERHGGKVPATMEALTALPGVGRKTASILLGACFGASALPVDTHVGRVSFRLGLTASKDPARAEKDLAAVVPEAKRWEFATRLGWHGRQVCLARKPRCPACGLFPLCPRNGVK; translated from the coding sequence GTGGCCGCCCGCAAGCCGTCCGCGCCGGTCCCTTTCGTTCTGGACTTCTTGGCCGCCGCTTATCCGGCGGCAAGTGTCCTCCTCGACTTCCGCAATCCCTTCGAGCTGCTCGTGGCGACGGTGCTTGCCGCCCAATGCACCGACGAACGGGTGAACCAGGTGACGCCTGCGCTGTTCCGCAAGTACCCGGACCCGCGCGCGCTTGCCGCCGCGTTGCCGGAAGCGGTGGAGGAAACCGTTCGCCCGACGGGCTTCTTCCGGAACAAGGCGAAGGCGATCCTGGGGCTTTCTGCTGCGATCGCCGAACGGCATGGGGGAAAGGTGCCCGCGACGATGGAGGCGCTCACGGCGCTTCCCGGCGTTGGGAGGAAGACCGCTTCGATCCTTCTGGGGGCGTGCTTTGGAGCCAGCGCGCTGCCGGTCGATACGCACGTCGGCAGGGTGTCGTTCCGTCTGGGCCTCACCGCGTCGAAGGACCCTGCCCGGGCCGAAAAGGATCTCGCGGCCGTTGTCCCCGAGGCAAAGCGGTGGGAGTTCGCCACGCGCCTGGGCTGGCACGGGCGTCAGGTCTGCCTGGCCCGAAAACCCAGGTGTCCTGCCTGTGGCCTTTTTCCGCTCTGCCCCAGGAACGGCGTGAAGTGA